Within the Candidatus Saccharibacteria bacterium oral taxon 488 genome, the region AAGCCGCCTTTTTCGGTGCTATATTCAACAAACCTCCAACCTACGAACAAATAAACTTTGGAACCCACAAAAACAGCTCGCCACCAGAGGTAAACGAGCTGTTTCAAATCCGAACGGAATATACATCCCTGTATGGTGACCCTACCGGGAATCGAACCCGGGTTGCTGGGATGAGAACCCAGTGTCCTAACCGCTAGACGATAGGGCCGTGTTAAGCTACCGGGTCATTATAGCATGGTTAGCTGGGGGCGTCTAGCCCATCTTGTTGACGACGTCGATCAGCTTGCGGGGTGTGATGTCGGCCTTGATGAGGTAGCCGTCGACGCGGTTCATGATGGCGGATTTGGTGGCATCGTCCTGCTCAAAGTTCGTCATAATGAGGATTTTGCTCTCTGGAATCAAGTCAGTATCATCAGAGCGCAGAGCGTCCAAAATTTGGTCGCCGCGCTGTTCGGGCAGCATTAAATCAAGGATGATCAAGTCAAACGGCTGACTCCGGGCCATAACCAGCCCATCATTACCATCAACCACCCAGGTCACGTCATAGCCAGCTTTTTGCAGGCTGCGCACATACATCTCGCCGATAAAGCGGTCGTCCTCAACGCACAAGATTGTTTTGATCGCCATACTTCCCTCCTCTTATCCTCGATACATAGCGTGATTTTTTATCCAGCCACCGCCCTGGCGAATCAGATTGCGATTGAGCTGTCCGTCCTCGAGCAGCTTGTCCTTGACGGCGGCGTACACCGGCACGGTAAACGAAAAGACCGAGCCTTCGTTCTCTTTGGAGCGCGCGGTGATGTGGCCGCCGTGACTCTCAATAAAGGCCTTGCAGATGTAGAGGCCGATGCCGGTGCCAGAAACGGTCTCGCGGCTGCGGTGCGAGCGGTAGAATTTGTGAAATAGATTTTTGACGACGCTCGGTGGCATGCCGACGCCGTTATCGGCGACGGAGACTTCGATAACATCGCCCTTTTGTTCGGCACTGACCGAGACAGTGCCGCCCTCGAAACTGTATTTGATGGCGTTGTCGATGAGGTTGGAAATGACCTCGCTAATACTGGAGCGGTCGGCAGCGACAGTCGGCAGGTCGCTTGGGATGCTGATATTGAGCAAGCGGTGCTGCGTCGACGCGCGCAGCTGCATGTCGTCGGCGATCGAGCCATAGATGTCAGACAGCGAGTCCTCAGCGAGGTGGATGCTGAGGTGGTGGCGGTCGAACTTAGCGACGTTGAGGATATTGTTGATATAGCCAGACAGGCGGTTGGCGGAGACCGTCAGCCGTGCTAGTAGCTGCGGCTCGTCACCTTTCAGGCGGCCGGCTAGCTCCTCGGCGAGGACGTCGAGATAGCCGCGGATGATGGTGATCGGGCCGCGGAGTTCGTGGGCGGCGAAGGAGATGAAATTGAGGTCTTCTTCCTCGGGTAGGTATTGGGCTGAGCGGTCGATGAGGACGATGACGGTCTCGCCGGGTGCGTCTTTTTGGTAGGAGGCAATGATGTCAAAGAAGCGAGTTTTTTTGAAGGCACCGTTGGTGGTGGCGACGCGGCGCCAGGTACGCTCGGCGGAGACTTGGCGGGCGTCGGCGTCGCTGAGCCAGGCTGTGAGCGACTGCTCGTTGAGAAAATCCAGCGCCAGATACGGCTGGCCGTCGGCGTCAGTGGCAATTGGTGCAGCCTTGTTGGCGGAGATGATACGCTTGGCGGGGTCGAGGACAACGATGCCGCAGCTGGTGTGGTTAAGCGCCTGGGTTAGCAGCGCGTCGGGACTTGGCGGCGGTGCGGGCTGGGTTGGTTCGTCATAGATAAGTTCAAGAACGGTCTTGAAGCCGGTTTTAGCGTATTGCTCGGCGTTCGGATTTGGTAGTGGCCTGGTGGTGCGCTCACCGCGTTTATGGATCAGCGCAGTCAAGATATTATCAAGCGGCCGACCGGCAATGATGGTCAACATGGTCGAAAAAAGACTGCCGACGATGAAAATCGCACCAGTAATTAACCAGAATGCTGGGTGATTCCACGAGGTAAGACCAGTGATATTGAGGACGACACCGCTAACGAGCGCCATGGCTGCCTGCCCGGTGAGCGCACAAGCGAACAACATGCGCCGGTGGTATCGTCGAAAGCTGCAAATTGACGTGCCGCCAGCTGTCATCGCCACGTGACGGATCCCCGCCCGGGCGTAAACACGCCGATCCATGTTTGGCCGCGACCCAGGGTAAAATCTTTGCCATTTTCGTCAAGCAGTTTGAGCGGTGCGGTGAGGCTGTCTTTCTTCCAGGTGACAGCCGTAGCGGTGCCGTTTTGGAAGACGGTCGCCTTGCCCGAGCCAATGGTGACGGTGTCCTCGTAGCCATCTGGCCCGACGCGTCGCTCGAGCGGTGCTTCGAGAGCGATGACCACGCGTGGGGCGATCTGGCCACCTTCCCGGTCGGCGTGCGGTGCGCCAGCTAGCGAGCGTTTGTAGGTGTTGGTCGCTTTGTCATAGGCGTAAGCGGTGTTGTACATGCCGCTGCTAAAATTGAGCTGGATAGTGGTGGCATTTGGTGTCTCGACCGGCTTGCCATCACCACGCTTGAAACCGGTAAATGATGATTCTTTGAAACCTTTACTAGCATTCAGGGCGTCAAGTTTCTCACCGGATGTGTAGACATTGTGTGGGGCGCGGCGGTCGCTAACTCGCCAATAACTGCCGCCGTTAAAGAATTGGTCGATGTCGCGGTAGCTGCCGCTGCGAACGGTATCGAGAGCGTTCGGGCTGCCGCCGACGTGGGCGATGGAGGCTTGATACTGTGCGCCCCAGCTGAGGTAATAGAGGCGGAGGCTACGAACTGGGCCGATGAGGCTGGGCTTGGCGCCCTGATAAACGGCGAGGAAGCGCGTAATGCCACCCTCGGCGACGGCCTCGTAGACGATGCCAGCTCTCGATAGGCCGGACTGTGGGCGAGCGTCGGGGCTGTTCTCGATCATGACGGCGGTGACGGGTTGCTTGGTGGCTGCTTCATCAGCAGCCTCGAGGCCGGTGAGTGGTGAGTAGAATTTAGTTGGCTTTTTCTTGGCGGCGAAAAACGGTAGACCGCCGTCGTGCTGGACAGAATTGATAGCGACGATGAAAATACCAGCGATAACCAGCGAGGCGGTGATGAGGACAATCGCCCACAAGTGCTTCTTGCACCACTGCCCAAACGAGCGTTTTTTAGCCGGGGCGTTTGGTGATGCCGGCTCAAGTTTAGCTGATTTTACCGTCGGTTTTTGGGCCGCGGTGGCTGGGCGAGGATTCTTGATGTGCATGGGTTTAGTATAGCATAAGCGGCGTGTTCGGTAAACGGAGCGATGCGCTCGCTGATCGAAGTATTTCGGTATAGTATGTGATGGCTAGATTACGCCCGCCGAGAACGCAGCAATTCCCCGCTCAAGTCGCGCCAACGTGCGCTCGCGGCCGATCAGTGCCAGCGTATCGTTGAGCTGCGGGCTGAACGGCGCCCAGGTGATGGCGATGCGGATGAGGCTAAAGAGAATGCCGGGCTTTTGGCCGGTGATTTCTAGCAGTTCGTTCAGCCGGACTTGAATTGCGTCTGGTGTCCACTTGCTGAGCGTGGCGAGCTCGCGCTGAGCAGTTTCTAGTAATTCGCGCCGCTCATGCTCAGACAATTTCTTAAGCTGTTTGTTGCTGTCGATGAGCTCCATGTTAATCTCAGGCTCCGCGAAAAAGTAGCCAAATCCGCCAAGATCACGCAGGGTTTTTAATCGGTCTTGAGCCAGAGCTAGGACGCGTCGGCGATATTCCTCGTCCGCTCCGGCGGCACTGTCCGGCCAAAAATCATTGACTCGCCCAGCTAAGTCATCCAGCGTCAGTGACCGGATAAACTGCCCATTCGTCCACAGCAGTCGCTTTTCGTCAAAGCGAGCGCCCGAGCGCTGCACGCGGTCGAGGCTGAACTTAGCGATCAACTCATCCATGGTGAAGGTCTCTTGCTCGGTGCCGTCGTTCCAGCCCATGGTGGCGATAAAGCTATCCAGCGCCTCTGGTAGATAGCCGTCACGGATATAATCCAGCACGTCTTTGGCGCCGTCGCGTTTGCCTAATTTCTTGTTGCCCTGCTCGTTCATGATGTGTGGCAGGTGTGCAAAAACCGGCCGCGGCAGACCGAGCGCTTCGTAGAGTGCCAGATAATTTGGCATGCTCGAGATAAACTCTTGGCCGCGAATGACGTGGGTGATATTCATCTCGGCGTCGTCGATGATATGGGCAAAATTGTAGGTCGGGTAGCCATCAGACTTGATGAGGATGAAGTCGTCAACGACCTCGGGGCTGGTGGTGACGTCACCCATGACCTCGTCGTGGTAGGTGTAGCTTTTGGGCTCAGCCTTGAAGCGCAGCGGCATGGTGCCGTCCCACTCCGGCGGATTGTCAGGGCGATGGTCGCGGTAGCGGAAGGCGCGCTTCTCGGCCTGGGCGGTGTCACGAAATGCTTGGATTTGCTCGGGTGTGTAGGGATCAGCGTAGGCGTGTCCAGCGTCGATTAGTTTCTGCGCCCACTGGCGGTAATGCTCGAGCCGCTGGCTTTGGACGTACGGCCCGTGTGGCCCGCCAATGTCCGGGCCTTCGTCGTAGTCGAGGTGCAGTGCCTTGAGACTGGCGATGAGGTGTTCGCGGCTGCCGGCAACCTCGCGGACCTTGTCAGTGTCCTCGAGGCGCAGGATAAATTGCCCACCGGCCTGCCGGGCGACGAGAAAAGCAAATAGTGCCGTGCGAATGCCGCCAACGTGCAAAAACCCTGTTGGCGAGGGTGCGAAACGAGTGCGTGTAGTCATGGGGTGATTATAGCACGCGGGCGCGGCGCTGGTAAACGTGAGGGGTGTGCGTGCTTACGGGGCTGATTATAAACTAGTGGCGATTTTGGTGACTTGCTCGCTTGACAATGCCCCGCCGAGGGTGATTTGGTAGAGGACGCCGCCATTGATCCAGCTGGCCGTCCGGTCGGTGTTGTAAATAGTCAGACCGCCGGCGGTGGTAGTTTGGACTTCGCCGCCGTCAGCTGTCAGAGTTTCTTTGAGGGCGGCGGAATTGAGCGAACTTTTTTGCTGGGTGATGGTGTAGGATTGGCCGCCGTCAGCGTAGGCAAATTTCATGCGGACTTCCCCGCTCTTAAAGGTAATTGGGCCACTCAGTGCATAGCCACTTGGGCGGTAACCTGGATATTTGGCGTTGACACCAGATTGGATGGCGGCGATGCGGGTGGAGATGTTGGGCATACCGAGGTAGGTGAAATAGCCACCGATCAGCATGATGGCCAGGCCGACGGAGGCGACTTGCAGCCAGCGACCGATGCGACTCTTTGGTTTTTTGGCGCGGCGCGGCGCTTTTGGCGGGGTGGTTGCACGCTGCAGGGCTTCGGTGATGGCTTCATGCTTGAGAACGGCGGCTGGCTTGGGCGCGAGGGTCGCCGGATGCTGTTTGGCTGGAGTTTGATTTGGTTTAACGATACGAGTCGAGTGATGGTGTGATGTGGCTGGACTGCGGCGAGTTGCAGTTCGGGTGGTCTGATGAGGCTGTTGGGTAGCACGAGCTTGAGCGCGCACCATGGTCGGGTGCGGTTCGGCAGGACGGTCACGCCTGGTTGGCTGCGGCTGGACACTCGGCATGCTCGGCGCAAATTTATTGACATGAACACTCATCGGGACGGAGGTGTTGCGCGTGATGTCGAGGCGACTGGCCAGGCGACGCTTGGCATGTGACGGCGCGGCGACATGGCGGCGACTGAGTGTCGTTGATTTTTGGCCGGCAGTTTTGTGGACGGTTTTATGGATGATTTGTTTGTTCATGAACCCCTCGTATTCCTAATGCTTATATTTTATTGTACAAAGAGGACATGCTTTTTGCAAGGGGCGAAATGTGGTATAATCTCTCATTATGTATCGAAAACAAAAGCGTGGTCTAGAACTTGCTCGGAGGACACTGATTTATACCATTATGGTGCTGACGGTGTGTATATTGGCGTTCATTTTGATTTTTCATACGCTTGGCTATCAGCTGAATCTTAAGACGCAGACGGTTGAGCAGCGGGCGCTGGTGCAGTATGATTCGCGGCCGCAAGGCGCACGGGTGTTTGTCGATGGCATGGAGCTTGGCAAGACGCATATCAAGGGCATGCTTCCTGAGGGGCAGCATCAATTTTCCATGCGCCTGGATGGCTATGACGAGTGGCGCAAGGTCGTCGAGGTTAAGGCCGGGACACTGACCTGGCTATCATATGCGCGGCTGGTGCCGAGTGAGCGGGTGGTGAGTTCGGTCAAGGAATTTTCGTCGCTGGCCTCGGTGCGATTTTCGCCAAATTGGCGGTTCATGTTGGGCGTGATGCAAGCGACCGATGCGCCGAAGATCGTCTGGGGCGATTTGCGCGATTCGGATAAGCCAAAGTTTAATGAGGTGACATTGGATACGTCGGTGGTGGCGGGTTACGGCGGCCAGGCGACGGCGCACACGTTTAAGATTGTTGAGTGGGATTCGGGTAATCGCTACGCCATTCTCAAACACACCTACGCGGTCGAAGGCCAAGGCGAAAAAGTCCAGTGGCTGAAAGTCGACCGCGAGAATAAGACAGTGGTTGACATCGCGAAAGTGATCGGGCTGGAACTAAAAGATGTGCGCTTCCTCGGTGAGAGCGGCAACGAACTATACATACTACAGTCGAGCGGCGAACTGCGGCGAGCGGACCTCAATGCCGCGACGATTTCTGCGCCGCTGATCAGTCATGTACAGTCATTCTCGGTGTATGGCACGGATTATATCACCTACGTCGGGACGAATGGCACGAGCAAGCTGCAGCTGGCGGGCATTTGGCGCAAGGACTGGACTGAGCCAGTGGTCGTGCGGCGACAGACTGAGGCGGAGGCCTCGACGCCGTTGATGATTAAGTTTTCGCGCTATGATAACAAGGACGTGCTGGTGGTCGGCCTTGGCTCGGCAGTGACGCTGCACATGGGCGCGGCGCTGGACGGGTCGAGTTCGTCGGCGTCAAAGCTACTGAGCCGCGTCAAGTCGATCGCTGCCGGTAAACCACTGACCGAGCTGGATCTGAGCGGTACCGGGCGGTTCGTCTTGATGCGAACGACGGCTGGCTTTATGAGTTATGATATTGAGCGGCAATCGGTGTCGCATGATACGGCACTGCCGACGGGAACGACGCTTGATTGGCTGGATGATTATCACGTGTGGAGCGTCGAGGGCGGCAAGCTGGTGATGCGCGAGTTCGACGGTGCTAATCAGTCGACAATGCTGGAGGCCAGCGAAGGGTTTGACGCGTCACTGTCGCACGATGGTGACTGGCTGTATGCGTTCCGCCGAGCCGATAACGGCACGGTGACGATGTCGCGGCTACGGATGACGATCAAGCGCTAAGTGCTAATTTGAATCTTATTGTGCTTTATTCCTTGGCGCCAAATAATCGCTCGAGCAGTGTTGGTGATGGCTTACCCGGGATAGCGGCGGACCGGGTAGTGACTGGCTCGGTTGATTTGGTGGCGCCAGATGGGTCGGGGCTGATTTGCTCGGCAAAGACCAGCAAGCGTTTTTCGGCGGTGCCAAGCGGTACACAGCTGATCAAAGTGAGCATCGGCTTATCGGTTTGAATTTGGACACGGCTGACCTCGTTTGGCATAACGACTTCTTTCTTGGTGACGGCGTAGGTGTAGCGCTTGCCCTGGTAGTGCATGTAGATGATGTCGTCTTTGACCAGCTTTTCGTTTTGAGCAAAGACAAACTTGTGGTCACCGGGCGCAAAGGCATCGTTAGAAGAGTGTGCCGAGAATACAGCATTGCCGACTTGGCCGGGTACAGCGTTAGCGCCAGCGATCGCGAAGTGAGCAGCGCCTTTCTCCATTGCTTTCATTTGAGCGTTATGGTCGGCCGCATTGACGCCATAAATGACCGGCACATCAACGTTGAGTTTAGGGATGATCAGCCGTGGGTCGGGGCCGACAGTGGTGCTACTTGCTGGATTGACGATGATGTTTTGTGGATCAACATTACCTGGGGTGGTGTAGGCGGCGGCGATGCCAAACAGAACGCGGTTGTACTGCAAAAAGACGAACGCTAGCAGTACCAATACACCCGCCAGTGCCGGGATGAAATGGCGTGATTTGGTGACTTTTTTGGCCTTGTCGCGGACGGTCTGTTGGATCTGAGCACGAAGGCGCTTGATGGGGCTTTGGGCGGACAACATATCGGTCATGGCCGGTGTGGCGGCGGTGTTAGCGTCGCGAGCAGACTGGACCAGCCGGTTAAACTCCTGCTGCTTTTGGTCAAGGTGTGAGGCATAATAGCGCTCGTAGTACATCTGGTAGTATTTTTGCCATGAAGTGTGGTACTGCTTCCACTGATCGGCGGTGATTTGCGGCTGATGAGTGGGAGTTTTTGCCGGGGCGGCCGGCTGCGGCTGTGTGGTTGGTGGCGCGGCGGTGGGCTTATCCGTTGACTTGTTCGCTGACTGGGGCTGAGGTGACTTGGTGGCTTGAGCGAGCTGAGCAGGAGATGGTGCTGTGGTCGGCTGGGTCGGTTGAGCTGCCGGTGGCGCGGTGTTCAGGGCGTGCGGGCTTGGCGTGCGCGGTGGCGGCGTGACAGTGGTGCGCTCGGTCGGTTCTGGATGTGGCTGCTCTATAGGGTGCGGTTGAACCACCGGTGTGGTGTGTGGCGTTGATTCGGTGCCGCGACCGCCGTAAATAGCATTGATTTGATCACGAATAACATTGGCGGCAGCAGCTTGCGAGCCGGAATAATCACGTGGCGGCGGCGTCAGTGGACGAGGTTGACTCGAGATTGGCGCTCCCACTCGCCTGCCAAACTGATCGTCATGTGGATTCATCACCTCTTATTATACGGGAAAACGCCGGAAAGATAAAGTATTCGGGCTCTTGCTGATGTGGTAGCGGCCGTGGTATAATTACCCTCGGATGACTTGGGGCGTTCTCTCGTGCCGCGGTGGCGGAATTGGTAGACGCGCTAGACTCAAAATCTGGTGAGCATTAGCTCGTGCCGGTTCAAGTCCGGCCCGCGGTACCAGAGGTCGCCTCAGTTTGTTTAATTTTATTCCCGTTTTGTAGCGGGAGTTTTATTGGTGGCAATACCTTATGAGAAGCTAATGTTAAGAATGAGAATGATGTCCGCACCCTTTCTTCTCTGGCTTTTGTTTTAGTGGCGGCAGAAGCATACAGTCAGCAACCTGTAGATCGAGAGAATGACCCTCATTACTAAAGTCAAACTCGATGAGGGACTGTTCATTAAATTCTCTCCCCGAGAGATTGTTCTGCGTGATACCGCCAACGATGACGGTTGGGTCTGTCGGTAGCATATTTTCTGTCCAGCGAATCACATGCCGTCTACTAATTCCCCTGGGAATCTTGGCAATGGTGACGTGTGGCTTGAATTTTTTATGGTGAGGAGTGGTAGCCCCTGCTTCTATAAATGCTTGCTTGATACGTCGTCTTTCTTCCCGCGGTAAAGTTTGGCTGAGGTCATTGAATACCAGAGTGAGTGCACACTCTCCTAATATACGAGCGCCAACTACATTGAGCTCAAGGCTCTTTTGTGATTGTTCCGGTAGGCGGACCTGCAGTCTAGACGGATGTAGAATCTTTGGGTATTCTCGTGCACCTAGGATAGTAAGATGACGCTCCTCGGATTGCGTTGGTTTTATGGGGTTGTCATTCAGTATACTAAATCGTTCCTGTATCTCTTGAGCAAAATCTGGATCTGACAGAGGAAATTCAGCCACAGGATGGTAAATCAGGCATTTTCGTGACATAGCTATCCTTGTTATACCGCGTAGTCTATAAATCGTCAAGAGCTGATGGGAACTGCCCCGGTTTATACGCTAGCGGCAATGCTGGTGCTGATGGCGGCTAACGGTGCTTCGGGTGACCACAAGAGGTAGCTGGCGGCGCGCGCAGCGGTTTGTCCGCGCCACAGCTGCATCGGCTCGGTCCAGGCTTGGGTGACGACTTCTCCGCCCCGTGCGATGACGAGTTGATCGGCATGAAAAACTACTAATGTGACCGGATAGGTGATGGTGAATTTATGCAGCGCCTCGACGAACTGCGCCAGCTGCATGCTGAATGTCAGGATTTTTGGATAGTAGACGCTGCGAAACAGTTTCTGTACTTGGGCGAACGAGGCGACAAAGACGACGTGGGGATTGTCAAGGATGGCGGGAAAGCTGTTTTGCACCAGGTCGATGGCGTCGCGGCTCAGCACGACCGGCCGGTGGTACTGGCGCACAAATTGCTCGTACAGCGCGGCCGTTTCGCTATTTTTGCCGGCGTCGCCGATCAGCAGTATGACGTTAGCCCACTTGCCGAGGGCGGCTAATTCGCCTGCTGCCGCGCCACTGAGGCTGCCGGACGGATTGGTCGGCGCAAATAGAACGTCGGTCATCGCTACTGGCACGGTGCGGCGCAGTGTGTCGGGTAGCAAGACTCGTACTTCGCCTGCCCCGGCGTCACGTGCTGCCTGGTAGCTGGTCGCCACCGCCGCAAAGCCGAGTTTGTTGCCACCAATGATCCCTAGCCGCCCGGCCTGGTCGCGGCGCTCTGGCCGATTCCATTCAATGTCGGGAAACAGCGGCTTAGATTTTTCCTGCTTGCGCCAAAAGGTATCCACGTTCGCCTTTCTCGAGTTCAAACACCACGCTTTTACGCTCCAGGACAATTGGCCAGCTGTTGGTTTTGGCAATTTCGAGCAGCTTTTCCGTGGGATTAAAGACAACGGGGTGTTCAACCATCGCCAGGAGGTGCCGGTCGCCCTCGCTGTCGCCAAACGCATAACTGCCAGCAAGCGTTAGCCCGTGCTTATCAATGATTCCCTGGAGGATCTTGTCTTTATTGGTATACGTCTTGGTGGTAATTGTACCGGTAAAGGTATCGCCCTGCCGTTCATACACCTGGGCCGCCCAGGCATCAAAGCCGTATTTTTTAGCAAATGGCTCGACCAGCTCCTGCTGCGAGCCAGAGATAGCGATTAGGAAGTAGCCCGCTTGCTTTAGCTCGCGCAGGCGATGCCGTGTGTAGGTGTAGACGTGGTCGAGCTCCCTCTCGGCGATACTGCTTGCCACCTCGTCGAACACCGCGGTCGGGATGTCAGCCAGCGAACGAGAGATAGCATTGACCAAACTCAGTTCGTACTCGTCGTAGGCGTCTTTTGACTCTCGCCGTTTCCAGCTGAGTAATTTTTGCTGAATGATCGAGGCGTGGACTTCGGGGATGGCGCCAGCATCAATCAGCCCAAGCACCAATTGCCGGTACAGCCCGCCGCGAATGAGCGTGCCGTCGATGTCAAAAACCGCGAATTTCTGCTGCTTCATCGCTTGATTATCTCGTATTTTTAGTTTTCTCGCAATAGCTTACTGCATCATGAGGTAGACGACTTAGCAATTGATAATTCATCGCGTAATTTGACCATGTTTTGGTACACTTCGTCAAAGGTCAGCCCCGATTCGTGGATGAGGCTGGCTAGGTCTTTTCCGACGTAGCGGAAGTGCCAAGCTTCGCTCGCGATACCGGTGATCTTTTCTTTTCCTTTTGGATAGCGCAGAATAAAGCCGTATTCGTGGGCATGAGCGGCCAGCCAGCTG harbors:
- a CDS encoding PEGA domain-containing protein, translated to MYRKQKRGLELARRTLIYTIMVLTVCILAFILIFHTLGYQLNLKTQTVEQRALVQYDSRPQGARVFVDGMELGKTHIKGMLPEGQHQFSMRLDGYDEWRKVVEVKAGTLTWLSYARLVPSERVVSSVKEFSSLASVRFSPNWRFMLGVMQATDAPKIVWGDLRDSDKPKFNEVTLDTSVVAGYGGQATAHTFKIVEWDSGNRYAILKHTYAVEGQGEKVQWLKVDRENKTVVDIAKVIGLELKDVRFLGESGNELYILQSSGELRRADLNAATISAPLISHVQSFSVYGTDYITYVGTNGTSKLQLAGIWRKDWTEPVVVRRQTEAEASTPLMIKFSRYDNKDVLVVGLGSAVTLHMGAALDGSSSSASKLLSRVKSIAAGKPLTELDLSGTGRFVLMRTTAGFMSYDIERQSVSHDTALPTGTTLDWLDDYHVWSVEGGKLVMREFDGANQSTMLEASEGFDASLSHDGDWLYAFRRADNGTVTMSRLRMTIKR
- a CDS encoding response regulator — translated: MAIKTILCVEDDRFIGEMYVRSLQKAGYDVTWVVDGNDGLVMARSQPFDLIILDLMLPEQRGDQILDALRSDDTDLIPESKILIMTNFEQDDATKSAIMNRVDGYLIKADITPRKLIDVVNKMG
- a CDS encoding DUF4367 domain-containing protein; this encodes MNKQIIHKTVHKTAGQKSTTLSRRHVAAPSHAKRRLASRLDITRNTSVPMSVHVNKFAPSMPSVQPQPTRRDRPAEPHPTMVRAQARATQQPHQTTRTATRRSPATSHHHSTRIVKPNQTPAKQHPATLAPKPAAVLKHEAITEALQRATTPPKAPRRAKKPKSRIGRWLQVASVGLAIMLIGGYFTYLGMPNISTRIAAIQSGVNAKYPGYRPSGYALSGPITFKSGEVRMKFAYADGGQSYTITQQKSSLNSAALKETLTADGGEVQTTTAGGLTIYNTDRTASWINGGVLYQITLGGALSSEQVTKIATSL
- a CDS encoding glutamate--tRNA ligase; amino-acid sequence: MTTRTRFAPSPTGFLHVGGIRTALFAFLVARQAGGQFILRLEDTDKVREVAGSREHLIASLKALHLDYDEGPDIGGPHGPYVQSQRLEHYRQWAQKLIDAGHAYADPYTPEQIQAFRDTAQAEKRAFRYRDHRPDNPPEWDGTMPLRFKAEPKSYTYHDEVMGDVTTSPEVVDDFILIKSDGYPTYNFAHIIDDAEMNITHVIRGQEFISSMPNYLALYEALGLPRPVFAHLPHIMNEQGNKKLGKRDGAKDVLDYIRDGYLPEALDSFIATMGWNDGTEQETFTMDELIAKFSLDRVQRSGARFDEKRLLWTNGQFIRSLTLDDLAGRVNDFWPDSAAGADEEYRRRVLALAQDRLKTLRDLGGFGYFFAEPEINMELIDSNKQLKKLSEHERRELLETAQRELATLSKWTPDAIQVRLNELLEITGQKPGILFSLIRIAITWAPFSPQLNDTLALIGRERTLARLERGIAAFSAGVI
- a CDS encoding sortase — encoded protein: MNPHDDQFGRRVGAPISSQPRPLTPPPRDYSGSQAAAANVIRDQINAIYGGRGTESTPHTTPVVQPHPIEQPHPEPTERTTVTPPPRTPSPHALNTAPPAAQPTQPTTAPSPAQLAQATKSPQPQSANKSTDKPTAAPPTTQPQPAAPAKTPTHQPQITADQWKQYHTSWQKYYQMYYERYYASHLDQKQQEFNRLVQSARDANTAATPAMTDMLSAQSPIKRLRAQIQQTVRDKAKKVTKSRHFIPALAGVLVLLAFVFLQYNRVLFGIAAAYTTPGNVDPQNIIVNPASSTTVGPDPRLIIPKLNVDVPVIYGVNAADHNAQMKAMEKGAAHFAIAGANAVPGQVGNAVFSAHSSNDAFAPGDHKFVFAQNEKLVKDDIIYMHYQGKRYTYAVTKKEVVMPNEVSRVQIQTDKPMLTLISCVPLGTAEKRLLVFAEQISPDPSGATKSTEPVTTRSAAIPGKPSPTLLERLFGAKE
- a CDS encoding HAMP domain-containing histidine kinase, yielding MDRRVYARAGIRHVAMTAGGTSICSFRRYHRRMLFACALTGQAAMALVSGVVLNITGLTSWNHPAFWLITGAIFIVGSLFSTMLTIIAGRPLDNILTALIHKRGERTTRPLPNPNAEQYAKTGFKTVLELIYDEPTQPAPPPSPDALLTQALNHTSCGIVVLDPAKRIISANKAAPIATDADGQPYLALDFLNEQSLTAWLSDADARQVSAERTWRRVATTNGAFKKTRFFDIIASYQKDAPGETVIVLIDRSAQYLPEEEDLNFISFAAHELRGPITIIRGYLDVLAEELAGRLKGDEPQLLARLTVSANRLSGYINNILNVAKFDRHHLSIHLAEDSLSDIYGSIADDMQLRASTQHRLLNISIPSDLPTVAADRSSISEVISNLIDNAIKYSFEGGTVSVSAEQKGDVIEVSVADNGVGMPPSVVKNLFHKFYRSHRSRETVSGTGIGLYICKAFIESHGGHITARSKENEGSVFSFTVPVYAAVKDKLLEDGQLNRNLIRQGGGWIKNHAMYRG
- a CDS encoding HAD-IB family hydrolase; translation: MKQQKFAVFDIDGTLIRGGLYRQLVLGLIDAGAIPEVHASIIQQKLLSWKRRESKDAYDEYELSLVNAISRSLADIPTAVFDEVASSIAERELDHVYTYTRHRLRELKQAGYFLIAISGSQQELVEPFAKKYGFDAWAAQVYERQGDTFTGTITTKTYTNKDKILQGIIDKHGLTLAGSYAFGDSEGDRHLLAMVEHPVVFNPTEKLLEIAKTNSWPIVLERKSVVFELEKGERGYLLAQAGKI
- a CDS encoding DUF3048 domain-containing protein, with amino-acid sequence MHIKNPRPATAAQKPTVKSAKLEPASPNAPAKKRSFGQWCKKHLWAIVLITASLVIAGIFIVAINSVQHDGGLPFFAAKKKPTKFYSPLTGLEAADEAATKQPVTAVMIENSPDARPQSGLSRAGIVYEAVAEGGITRFLAVYQGAKPSLIGPVRSLRLYYLSWGAQYQASIAHVGGSPNALDTVRSGSYRDIDQFFNGGSYWRVSDRRAPHNVYTSGEKLDALNASKGFKESSFTGFKRGDGKPVETPNATTIQLNFSSGMYNTAYAYDKATNTYKRSLAGAPHADREGGQIAPRVVIALEAPLERRVGPDGYEDTVTIGSGKATVFQNGTATAVTWKKDSLTAPLKLLDENGKDFTLGRGQTWIGVFTPGRGSVTWR